The following DNA comes from Amycolatopsis albispora.
GAGGTGCTGTCGATGACACGGCGTTCGCGGATGCCGAGCGCGGCGGAGACGGCGGCGGGCACGTCGGCCGCGTTGCGCACACCGGCGAGCGGCACGAACCAGGCGCGGCCCTGACCCGCGTCGGGATGCCGGGCGGCGGCCTCGGTGGCGAGCCGGGTCTTGCCCGCGCCTCCCGGTCCGACCAGCGTGACCAGGCGGTGCTCGGCGAGGCGGGCGGCGATCGTGGCCAGCTCGTCGTCCCGGCCGACGAAACTGGTCAGGCGGGCCGGGAAGGCGGCGGGATGCGTGGTGGCCGGGGCCGCGGCCGGTTGGGGCAGGGTGCCGCGGAGCACGGCCAGCTGGGTTTCGGTCAGCTCGGGTGACGGGTCCACGCCCAGCTCGTCGGCCAGCGTCTGACGCACCTGGTCGAACACGGCGAGCGCCTCGGACTGGCGGCCCGCCATGGACAGCGCCCGCATGCGCAACGCGGCCAGGCGCTCGCGAAGCGGATGGCGCTCGGCGGCGGCCTCCAGGTCGGCGAGGATCTCGGCATGCCTGCCGACGGCGAGTTCGGCCTCGAACCAGTCCTCGTGGGCGGCGGTGCGCAGGTCGTCGAGCCGCGCGGCGGGGGCGGCGGTGAACCCGGCGTCCCGGATGTCGGCGAGCGCGGGGCCCTGCCAGAGCGCGAGGGCCTCACCGAGCAGGGCGGCGGCCTTCGCCGGGCGGCCTGCCTTGAGCTCCGCGCGCCCCTGGGCCGCGAGGGTCTCGAAACGGGCGGCGTCGACGTCGGCGGCCAGCTGGTAGCCGCCGCCGGCGGAGGTGAGCACGCCGGACTCGGGCAGGGCCTTGCGGAGGCGGGAGACCAGGGACTGGAGCGCGTTGGCGGCGTCGGCGGGCAGCTCGCCGCCCCAGAGATCGGCGGTCAGCGCCTCCGCCGTCACCACCCGCCCGGCGGCGAGCGCGAGACGGGCCAGGAGCATGCGAAGGCGCGCGCCACCGATGGTGACCGGAGGCCCCTGATCCGCATGAACGCGGACGGGGCCGAGGAGTAGTACGCGCACCACCCCAGCCTTCCAGACCGGGGGGCGCGGGCGCCGCCTCGGTCGGATGGCGGGGGTGGGGTGTCACGAATGTGGCTTTCGGGACGTTTGATGTCTCGAATGTGGCTTTCGTGACGGTGGGGACGGGGGCGCGCCGGGGATGGGCGGGCGCGACATGGGCGAGCCCGGCTGGGGCGGCCCCCGGTTGGCACGGGCAACCGGCCGACATGGGCGGGCGCGGCTGGGGCGGCCCCCAGTTGGCACGGGCAACCCGGCCGACATGGGCTGGCGCGGCTGCCGCGGGTGGGACACGAATGTGGCTTTCGGGGCGAAATGTGCCCCCAAAGCCACATTCGTGTCCGAAAGGAGGCGGGAGCCGGGTACGGATGGCGCCCGCCCAGGGGCGAATGGCGTCCCGGCGGGGCACCGGGGAATGGCTGGGCCCCCGGCTCACGCGGGTGACACGAAAAGCCGCGGCGACGAAAAGCGCCCCCGGAGCGTGGGCTCCGGGGGCGCGTTCCGAGCGGGTGTTACTCGCTGTCGGGCTCCTGGTGGTCGTCACCGGCGGCCGAGGCGCCGATGCTCACCGGCGGCGAGTCCGGCACGCTGGACGGCCGGGCCTCACCGCGGAAGGTGAACTTCGCCTGGTCGTCCTTCTCGCCCTCTTCGCCGTTCCAGCCTTCGACGTCGACCACGATGATCTGGCCGGCCTCGACCTCGCCGAACAGGATCTTCTCGGACAGCTGGTCCTCGATCTCCCGCTGGATGGTCCGGCGCAGCGGCCGCGCCCCCAGCACCGGGTCGAAGCCGCGCTTGGCCAGCAGCGACTTGGCCTTCTCGGTCAGCTCGATGTCCATGTCCTTGGACTTCAGCTGGGTCTCCACCCTGGCGATCATCAGATCCACCATGGCGATGATCTGGTCCTTGGTCAGCTGGTGGAAGACGATGATGTCATCGATCCGGTTCAGGAACTCCGGCCGGAAGTGCTTCTTCATCTCCTCGTTGACCTTCTGCTTCATCTTCTCGTACTTCGACGAAACGTCGTTGCCGGAAGTGAAGCCGAGGCTCACCGACTTCGAGATGTCCTGCGTCCCGAGGTTCGAGGTGAAGATCAGCACGGTGTTCTTGAAGTCGACGGTACGACCCTGGCCGTCGGTCAGGCGGCCGTCCTCCAGCACCTGCAGGAGCGTGTTGTAGATCTCCTGGTGCGCCTTCTCGATCTCGTCGAACAACACCACCGAGAACGGCTTGCGCCGCACCTTCTCGGTCAGCTGGCCACCCTCTTCGTAGCCGACGTAGCCCGGAGGGGCACCGAACAGCCGCGAAGCGGTGTAGCGGTCGTGGAACTCGCCCATGTCGATCTGGATGAGCGCGTCGTCCTCGCCGAACAGGAAGTTCGCCAGCGCCTTGGACAGCTCGGTCTTACCGACACCGGACGGGCCGGCGAAGATGAACGAGCCGGACGGGCGCTTCGGGTCCTTCAGGCCGGCGCGGGTGCGGCGGATGGCCTGCGACACGGCCTTGACCGCGTCCTCCTGGCCGATGATCCGCTTGTGCAGCTCCTCCTCCATGCGGAGCAGACGCGTGGTCTCCTCCTCGGTGAGCTTGAACACCGGGATACCGGTCCAGTTGGCCAGGACCTCGGCGATCTGCTCGTCGTCGACCTCCGCGACGACGTCCAGGTCACCGTCCTTCCACTGCTTCTCCCGCTCGGACTTCTGGCCCAGCAGGGTCTTCTCCTCGTCGCGCAGGCGCGCGGCGCGCTCGAAGTCCTGCGCGTCGATGGCCGATTCCTTGTCCCGGCGCACGTCGGCGATCTTCTCGTCGAACTCGCGCAGGTCCGGCGGCGCGGTCATCCGGCGGATGCGCATCCGCGCGCCGGCCTCGTCGATCAGGTCGATCGCCTTGTCCGGCAGGAACCGGTCGTTGATGTAGCGGTCGGCCAGCGTCGAGGCCGCCACCAGCGCCGAGTCGGTGATCGAGACGCGGTGGTGCGCCTCGTACCGGTCACGCAGGCCCTTGAGGATCTCGATGGTGTGCTCGAGCGAGGGCTCGCCGACCTGGATCGGCTGGAAGCGGCGCTCCAGCGCCGGGTCCTTCTCGACGTACTTGCGGTACTCCTCGAGCGTGGTGGCACCGATGGTCTGCAGCTCACCACGGGCCAGCATCGGCTTGAGAATGGACGCCGCGTCGATCGCGCCCTCGGCGGCACCCGCGCCGACGAGGGTGTGGATCTCGTCGATGAACAGGATGATGTCGCCGCGGGTCTTGATCTCCTTGAGCACCTTCTTCAGGCGCTCTTCGAAGTCACCGCGGTACCGGGAACCGGCGACCAGCGAACCCAGGTCGAGGGTGTAGAGCTGCTTGTCCTTCAGCGTCTCCGGGACCTCGCCCTTGACGATGTTCTGCGCCAGGCCCTCGACCACGGCGGTCTTGCCGACGCCGGGCTCACCGATCAGCACCGGGTTGTTCTTGGTGCGGCGGGAGAGCACCTGCATCACGCGCTCGATCTCCTTGCCGCGCCCGATCACCGGGTCCAGCTTGCCCTCGCGGGCCGACGAGGTCAGGTTGCGGCCGAACTGGTCGAGCACCAGCGAGGACGACGGAGTGCCCTCGCCGCGGCCGCCACCGGCCTCGGCGGGCTCCTTGCCCTGGTAACCCGACAGCAGCTGCAGGACCTGCTGGCGCACCCGGTTGAGGTCCGCGCCGA
Coding sequences within:
- a CDS encoding ATP-dependent Clp protease ATP-binding subunit, whose protein sequence is MFERFTDRARRVVVLAQEEARMLNHNYIGTEHILLGLIHEGEGVAAKALESLGIALEGVRQQVEEIIGQGQQAPSGHIPFTPRAKKVLELSLREALQLGHNYIGTEHILLGLIREGEGVAAQVLVKLGADLNRVRQQVLQLLSGYQGKEPAEAGGGRGEGTPSSSLVLDQFGRNLTSSAREGKLDPVIGRGKEIERVMQVLSRRTKNNPVLIGEPGVGKTAVVEGLAQNIVKGEVPETLKDKQLYTLDLGSLVAGSRYRGDFEERLKKVLKEIKTRGDIILFIDEIHTLVGAGAAEGAIDAASILKPMLARGELQTIGATTLEEYRKYVEKDPALERRFQPIQVGEPSLEHTIEILKGLRDRYEAHHRVSITDSALVAASTLADRYINDRFLPDKAIDLIDEAGARMRIRRMTAPPDLREFDEKIADVRRDKESAIDAQDFERAARLRDEEKTLLGQKSEREKQWKDGDLDVVAEVDDEQIAEVLANWTGIPVFKLTEEETTRLLRMEEELHKRIIGQEDAVKAVSQAIRRTRAGLKDPKRPSGSFIFAGPSGVGKTELSKALANFLFGEDDALIQIDMGEFHDRYTASRLFGAPPGYVGYEEGGQLTEKVRRKPFSVVLFDEIEKAHQEIYNTLLQVLEDGRLTDGQGRTVDFKNTVLIFTSNLGTQDISKSVSLGFTSGNDVSSKYEKMKQKVNEEMKKHFRPEFLNRIDDIIVFHQLTKDQIIAMVDLMIARVETQLKSKDMDIELTEKAKSLLAKRGFDPVLGARPLRRTIQREIEDQLSEKILFGEVEAGQIIVVDVEGWNGEEGEKDDQAKFTFRGEARPSSVPDSPPVSIGASAAGDDHQEPDSE